CCTATAGGCTTAAGAaaaatatgccttacctgtttgtagtatgttttaTGTTTAATTTTAAGCTGCTACCATGTGCACTTTGCGCCCGAGGGATTGCACCTATGTGAACATGATATGACATTCCACCACATTTTgacctgtaatattaacggacagtgTGGTTAAATGTTCAAATGTATGGACTACTGCATTCAAACGTACGAATTGACTCGATCAGCAATtatctcccacgccaattgtctcTCCTTCACTGCTACAGCCGTGTAGATTTTTTATGGAATATGTGCTGACTCAACATAAGCACGTATAAACACTTGTAactcaagtagggtgaagtaggaGGACCTTTTTTTGTTACCGGGTGCCATGGTGtatcctagtatcggagctccattgatgttggctttttatAGTCCTCATGCATGCGCTTGGACATATTCCAAGTTGATAAATGttaaacctgctttctggaatacacccCAGGCTTGATTATGAAAATAGTACTAAATGATTACATTTCATGCTCACGTCTGGTGACGCTTCACAAGTGTTGGTGAAGGAATGTAGTCTACTGTGTCTAGGTAATGATGAGGTCATTTCCACTTTACATTCCAAACAAGTTAAACATCGCTGGATATCATCTAACATTGACATTAGCCAATGTTAGATGATAAGTGGGGTGATTAAAGTGTTTAACATTGCATGTGTTTCTGGAAAGAGTTTATCTGCCAAGTTTATGCAGGGTACTACTATGCAAGAGtagaataaataataataaaataaatagacaAATATAATATTTTTGTACTGTGAGTACCAGACCAACACAAATGATACTCAGTTTCCCAACCTGCACAACACTTGCCTGGACcatttcccttctctccctgagAAAATGAGCCAGTTATTGTTCTTATTTGTCTTTGTGCCTTTACCTTCCTGCTGCCCTGATATAAGTCCAGATTGCCGAGTGTGAACTTTCCCAGGGTGATGACAGTCATTCTGTTCTCTTCAAACTGAATTACGGCTGGGGCTTTATACACACAATAACGTTTAATCGCATTGGTGGCTCCCATTAGGGAGGCCTCTGTTATCCAGGGGTGCTCTAAAACCACTTTCTCCTGGACGGTCGGCGAACACTCATTTGTCCCAACTGTCAAGGCACAATGCCACAGCCAGAAAGACGACTATCAAATTTgtctcacaaacatacacatacaaatacacatgacaaatgtacTTTTGAAACCAAACACtgcaacacaaacaaataacgCATATATGATATTGGCATTTGTTACCACACACTTAAGTATAAGAACCCACTGACTGTGGAGATACCTTTCATAGATAAACTCATTCTTTAATAAACTCAGATTCATAATGGCGCATTTAGTGGCCCATTTCTGGAAATAGACTCAACTGTGTCTTTATGACATGATATTTCTGAGgacaaaaaacatttgttttcaacTACATAAGCTTGTTTTTGGTGTCCTGACCCTGAATTAGCAACACCTCTAacgcctctctctttcacaattTATGTCCACAATCAATCAGTAAAGGCTAAAAAGTATGACCATGAATCATTGACATATAATAAGCACCAGTTGGGGCTAAGCCTTCAAGCCCTATATTGGGCACAAGGAACATATTCTCAGCAGGATTCTtgattcttctctctttctctataggAGACTTAAATCTCTCCTTCAATTTCTCGATCATTTCTTCACCCTCCTTTCTTTCCATTCCTCTCTAATCTCTCTACAATTCCACCacttattttctctctttccactaAACGGTGTGCATTTCCTTCATTAGCAGCTGATAAATGAGCTAAGGAGGCCATTTCATTAAGCTTATTAATTCAGGGGACAATTAGACCTGATCCCTTTTTAGAGGAAAGGCTGATACAGGCCTGCTTCATTAAAAGAGGTCTGGAGAGGCTGAAGATTGATGTGGTCTGGGTCAACaacatccctcctctcttcttacaCAAAATTTCACAACTCGAGAAATCCTCACCAAGAAAATGTATTCCATATTTCCTCCTTATGGACCACAAgaggtatggaagcaaatcgtgaccaaaattcaaatgcatttgcagaaatgctttttcattttaagaatgtggctgcattatttgactcctaaatgaaattagtaatcaatcatcctatttgcattttcttcttcaagagtgctcaatctttcacttaattaaaatgaaaaagaaatagacatttgagatttaattttcaaaatgtgCCCCAGCAAATAAATGATCATTTTCCGAACGTgactgcaaaatcgtgaccacaattcaaatgaaaatgcatttccagaaatgcattttcattttaagaacgtggctgcaaaatcgtgaccacaattcaaattcaaatgcatttgtagaaatgcaaaatgaacgaaaaagcattctgagcggcgcagcagagtgacgtcagtagccgctcttctgcagctccctgctgaccgagctacccatcttgttcggtagggggcagtgtgcacatctgcattgcattacattgcaaatgtgccgggaaatcgattgaattgccgggtctttagaggacgcatcacagactgagcaacttgatgtcaaacaatgactaaaacagtggcagagctactattaatgtgtaaatctgtgatggcagagtatgcagccaagctctctatgacttgttctactcggtcacgggcatcagactcagatatattattagattctacctgctcagctaattctaacagtgtttgcacaatttgagggaccgccatgatctgtgatgcgtcctctaaagcagcggtccccaaccttttttgcaccacggaccgctttcatgtaagacatattttcacggaccggcagggacggactgggaggaaagataggccctggacagctgcgctgctaatgcatgcacattctgggtttgatgtgatcctggttagtgacttccacacctaatgcgagcgcgcagaggtgtggaagtaaaaaaaatagtttagctgatttgagcgaaaaatagttttgggagttttatgtaaaataaacagccgttttttcaattgacaaaaccatgtctagtgaatgtgatgtatttttgtctcttaattttgtggtaactatcacttgtcatgtgtcaagaggaagagacgcgcatgataccgctcaataaagcccacaaacttgcaaagaaatgagtaaacacacgtctttgctgagattttttgcatttttcagaataaaatgtctttcagactctgataatcaattaaaaggaaataatgttattaattcttttttgtgcggcctggtacgaaatgacccacggaccggtgggcaccggttggggaacgctgctctaaagacccggcaattcaatcaatttcccggcacatttgcaatgtaatgcaatgcagatgtgcccCCTatcgaacaagatgggtagctcgtggtttgcagccacgttcttaaaatgaaaatgcatttctggaaatgcattttcatttgaattgtggtcacgattttggagccacgttcttaaaatgaaaatgcatttctggaaatttttaatttaaattttcaaattttacatttcaaattgaattttggtatctatttgctggggcatattttgaaaatttaatctcaaatgtctatttccttttcattttaattaagtgaaagattgagcactcttgaagaagaaaattaaaatgcaaataggatgattgattactaatttcatttatgagtcaggtggagtcaggtggctgagcgttgagggaatcaggctagtaatccgaaggttgccagttcgattcccggtaatgccaactgacgttgtgtccttgggcaaggcacttcaccctacttgcctcgggggaatgtccctgtacttactgtaagtcgctctggataagagcgtctgctaaatgattaaatgtaaatgtaaatgagtcaaataatacagccacattcttaaaatgaaaaagcatttctgcaaatgcatttgaattttggtcacgatttgcttccataaagaGGGagtggacaaaaaaaaaaaaaaaacattgtttttgtaaGTTTTAGTGAAAAAAAATTCTCACATCAATTTGATTCTCTGACACTGATAATGTTGCCTATTGGGATATTGCTGATTTATATTATTTGAAGACTCATGTGTCCAGCTATTTCAGCTTATTTACATTCTTTATACATTGCAGTAAAGTACAAGTAAATTGGTGCagcagaaaacacagtacaacaTGTTGTTAATACTTGTTAAACATAATGTACACACCACACTTTTAAAATATAAACATGAATTCACAAAAAAGACTTATATAACATATTGATTAATAAGTCTACTGAAGTGTTCACTAGCTTCTATAGCTTTACCTGAAACTGACAATTAAGCACCTAAGacaatgtatgtctgtgtttggtttctttctgcatgttttgtttttggttgtATTTATTtcttgtctggctgtctgtctgtgcctaaCTGTATTTGTgtcttctcttctttttcttctcttctcactCTATGCCTTTTTCTTTCAGTATCCTCCTGGTTGTTTTTAGGTAGTCAGGATCTGGATAGCTGTCACTAAATGAACAAACAACATGGGATGAGCACATTGATTGCATTAACATGATTTGCACATGGTAATACAAAATTGAATTAATCTAGTTGAAGCTATAATGTAAAAGGCAAGAGGGCTGAAGTTGACAGATAAACAGACCGACAGGCATAAACATACATAAACAAAGAAGGAAACTACACAGTTTAGAAATTAACTACACACatgcatctcacacacacacaaacaggcacacatttATCAGGGATTCACCTCTTGCTTCCTCCATCCGGTTGAGTTTTATGGGGGATATCTGTCAAAGTAGCCACATCTTCTCCAATGTCATTAGTCACCACTTTGAAGACCAGTCTCTGGTTAAAGGCTTTGTCCAGCAATCTAAGCACCTTTCTCCCCTCTTTGTTGTCAGGTAGATAGGCCAATATCCTGACACCCCTAAATGTCTGACCTGGGTTGGGATGCTTATCCTACACAaatttgttttgtaaataattTGTATTAGACAGATTTTTTATTGTGCCTGTGAATGCAAATGCAATTTCCCCCTGGCGATCAACAAAGCAAACTATTATCTTTCAGTCTACAAGCACATACTGTGGTTACCTAACTAGCCTAACCTGCTATACTGCCGCACCCTAGGAATGTCAGCTCTGATATGTTTTAAAGCCAAAGAAGCTTACCTAGTATTGATTGAAATGGAGTTTGTAAATTAAGCATATTTTAATAAACATGCTGACTTATTTATAGATTTAAATTCTCTGCAATTTAAAGCGATCACCTTAAAAATATACTactaaaatacaaatagtaATTAAAATCTTTAACAAGCATTACAATAGTATGTACAACATGCAATGTCTTTCCATGTAACTTAGAAAGTTGGTAAAGTGAACAATAAGTGCTGTGCAAATACCAGTAATCAGGTTTGTTTACATCCCAGCCTTATGGTCATGGTTGGTTGTAATCTTACCGACTGGATTCCATCTCCGATCACATAGTTGATTTGTATGGTGTTATCCTCAGGGTAACCAGGCAGGTCCCTGTGTAAGATGACCCATGTCATTTGTCCAGCTGGCTGAGTCCTCTCAGAACTCTTGTTCAGACCCTGTTCAGCTGGGTCAGGCATGTATGGAGACACAGTTAAAGTTAAAGGTCACAACGGGGTGCCCTGTTGGCTCAAAGGGTAGATTCagaatgaaaaaagaaagagccagatagagataaagacagattaagacaaaaaaaaaagagacagacaaaaaaatGTAAGGTGAGAGTGTGGGATAATGGGCTTGTACTATACCTTGGTCTTTAAGGGATGGTGGTCCCTGTCCATTAATGTATCTGGTACAGTGCCACTTATCCTTGCTCTGCATAGACCCCATGTTGACTAGGCTGGGGAAttaaagagtgaaagagtgagatGATCACATGGAACAATTAACAGACACTTTCAGCCCTTGTCCTTGAGTATATAGGGCCTCATTGGAGTCCAACCCCTAACCTAAGCTATGTCAGTGCACCTGAGCTAAACATAACTATTTCATTTGTTTTTAATACAATAAAAGGAGGCCACTAACACCAAAGAGACTCACCTGCTTAATATCAATGCTGATTTCTGATCTATCTTTGCGTTGTTTCTTTGCCAGGAGTCTGCCCTGTGTAGCTCAGACTGTGTTTGTTCTGCTCATCTTGACAGGTGACATAACTGAACAGCTTAGACTGGAACAGAGAGAAGGGTAGGTGTGGTGAGTTGAGTGAATGGTTGACAGTGAATGTGGCTGAGGTGTGTATGTACCCACATGATGAGTGTGAGGTATTTCCTTGTTCCAACTAGGCATGACTTTGCAACAAGGCTCACAACCTCCTTTGGTTTCATCCTCCATATATTTGCATTACAATAGACATTCCACTCTGAAAGTTCTGTTTCTTTTTCAAAGTAAGTACTGAAAGAAATAAATGATTAAGAAAAGCTGTGGCAATCCGACCACTTCAGAGAGGTGAAACCCATATAGGTTTGCAAGGTGTGGCTTTGGTCCTGTTAAATGTAAGTGCACTTGTACTGTTATCTCATCAAATTGAAAATGTTGGGCCAATTGGCAATAGGTGACTATAACTAAcaacaaaatatttgtattggGGCCAGCATTTCTGAGAAGGATTCCCTCCAACAGACCTCTCTCCGACTTTTCCAactgtgaaaaaacaaacaactcaaGTTGAGATCCATAGTCTCTAAATAAGATTGGTTTCAGAGCATGATGACAGGATATAGAGCATGGATGAAAGAAGATTTGAGATTCCCTGTCCTCAGCAGTCTCTGAGTCAGACACTCTGAGGGCTACAGATTATGTGCTGCTGATTTGATGGATTATGGGTTTGGTGTGTTTTTAACCTGTGTTATATACTTGTTTTTTCATGCCTGCACACAAAATTCTGCAACTTCTTGTCTTTCTGTCCATACAACACATGCAGTGCTGGAAGctgtgtgttagtatgtgtaGTATATGCAACAACTTTACTGGTGCTGATGTTAATGCTACAAGGAAAGCCAAACTGAAATAATGAATTAGAGGCTACAGTTTATTTCCTATTTCAAACCACATGTGTATGTTCAGTTAATAGTCTCATCAGTCTgtctcagtttttttttatcagagTGTGATGAATATATGTAAGAGGAGAATCAGTTACTTTAAATGCAAGCCATATAAATAGTAAAATAAGTTATTTATAATCTAGCCAAATACAGTCACTTACTAATATG
Above is a genomic segment from Osmerus mordax isolate fOsmMor3 chromosome 15, fOsmMor3.pri, whole genome shotgun sequence containing:
- the dtx3la gene encoding E3 ubiquitin-protein ligase DTX3L1, encoding MGSMQSKDKWHCTRYINGQGPPSLKDQAEQGLNKSSERTQPAGQMTWVILHRDLPGYPEDNTIQINYVIGDGIQSDKHPNPGQTFRGVRILAYLPDNKEGRKVLRLLDKAFNQRLVFKVVTNDIGEDVATLTDIPHKTQPDGGSKSDSYPDPDYLKTTRRILKEKGIE